The following coding sequences lie in one Spirochaetia bacterium 38H-sp genomic window:
- the dnaE gene encoding DNA polymerase III subunit alpha has translation MDFVHLHLHSDYSLLDGANKINDLITRVKELGMSHVALTDHGNLFGVMDFYKTAKKEGVVPIIGCEVYVSEGDYTDKENKTYYHLILLAENSTGYKNLLKLVSEGFLNGFYYKPRVDLKLLEQYHEGLIAMSACLGGQIPRHILDNQPQRAREAALRYRDIFGKDNFFLELQDHGLEEQKTVNKALVNLSSELGIPLVATNDAHYLKREHAYAHEALLCIGTNKKLTDKDRMRFENSEFYVKSPQEMYELFSHVPEALENTVRIAKRCEFDIELPGPLLPVYQIPEGFAGPEEYLRHLAREGLKKRYNPVTDVHTQRLEHELSIIISMGFTGYFLIVWDFIHFARQSGIPVGPGRGSGAGSIVAYSLGITDIDPLKYNLLFERFLNPERVSMPDFDIDFCYERRQEVIDYVTRKYGSDKVAQIITFGTLKPKAVLKDVARVLDIPFTESNELTKLMGDAKSVEEALEREPKLKEFAERDEIYSQLFEISSVLQGLKRHASTHAAGIVIGREELTTYVPLYKDPRTGAISTQFTMNHLEDCGLVKMDFLGLKTLTLIKNTEKLIKRTEPDFDIEKVSDTDEETFALLGEGKSTSVFQFESEGMQNILKRAKPNSIEDLIALNALYRPGPMAFIDQFIESKLGKRKITYPHKDLEPILKETYGVIVYQEQVMQIAQKIAGYSLGGADILRRAMGKKKPEVMAKEKVKFVEGAIKQGYSKEFGEELFEILVPFAGYGFNKSHAAAYSVLAYKTAYLKAHYPAEFMAANLTNEIGNPDKIAAYISEAREMGIEILPPDINNSEGEFTVRDGKIVYGLSAVKNMGDAAVRSILKEREENGKFVSFIDFLMRVDLRTINKKVLETSIQAGVFDSVHNNRAELFNNMEEALRYASRVRAEKEDTQGFLFEESEEQIENGFEMQKFEDWPKAERLRYELEHLGFYFSSHPLEDYRDVWKRSVILDLSNPSKCSPDREYNLIGLVKSIREITTQKGDRMAFILLEDFKGKIELVVFPNVYKTLIKLPESGDVIGCRGKIDLSRGEPKFIVNEITEPENLPNDAAREVHIRLYGSNIPDDNLFNIREIMLNHAGRCVVYLHIPTDNKETVIRASSHIRVSPDREVLNTLKQEEHIKEIWLQ, from the coding sequence ATGGATTTTGTTCATCTGCATCTTCATTCTGATTATAGTCTGCTTGACGGCGCCAACAAAATAAACGATCTCATCACCAGGGTAAAAGAGCTGGGAATGTCGCATGTGGCTCTTACTGACCACGGGAATCTATTTGGCGTGATGGATTTCTATAAGACTGCAAAGAAGGAAGGGGTTGTTCCGATTATAGGCTGTGAGGTTTATGTCTCAGAGGGCGATTATACCGATAAAGAAAACAAGACTTATTATCATCTGATTCTTCTTGCAGAAAACTCTACTGGATACAAGAATCTTCTCAAGCTTGTGTCCGAGGGTTTCCTAAATGGGTTTTATTATAAGCCAAGGGTTGATCTCAAATTGCTTGAACAGTACCACGAGGGACTTATTGCAATGAGTGCCTGTCTGGGAGGACAGATTCCTAGGCATATTCTAGACAATCAACCTCAAAGGGCACGCGAGGCTGCTCTGAGATACAGAGATATATTTGGTAAAGATAATTTTTTTCTTGAGCTACAGGACCATGGTCTTGAGGAGCAAAAAACAGTAAACAAGGCTCTTGTCAACTTATCATCCGAGCTCGGTATCCCGCTTGTTGCTACCAACGATGCCCACTACCTTAAGCGTGAGCATGCCTATGCTCACGAGGCTTTACTTTGTATTGGAACCAATAAAAAACTTACTGATAAGGACAGGATGCGATTTGAAAACTCCGAGTTTTATGTGAAGTCACCGCAGGAGATGTACGAGCTTTTCTCCCATGTTCCAGAGGCCCTGGAAAATACAGTCAGAATAGCAAAACGATGCGAGTTTGATATAGAGCTGCCAGGTCCTCTTCTTCCAGTATATCAGATTCCAGAAGGTTTTGCAGGACCGGAGGAGTATCTTAGACATCTTGCACGGGAGGGTCTCAAAAAGCGATATAATCCTGTTACTGATGTGCACACACAGCGTCTTGAGCATGAGCTTTCTATTATAATCTCAATGGGTTTCACAGGATATTTCCTTATAGTATGGGATTTTATACATTTTGCACGCCAGTCTGGGATTCCTGTGGGGCCCGGACGCGGTTCTGGTGCAGGCTCTATTGTTGCATACAGTCTTGGTATCACAGATATCGATCCTCTAAAATACAATCTGCTTTTTGAGCGTTTTCTCAATCCCGAGCGAGTATCTATGCCAGACTTTGATATAGATTTCTGCTACGAGAGAAGGCAGGAGGTCATAGATTATGTAACAAGGAAATACGGCTCCGATAAGGTTGCACAGATTATAACTTTCGGGACTCTCAAACCCAAAGCTGTTCTCAAGGATGTCGCAAGGGTGCTTGATATCCCCTTTACAGAATCCAATGAGCTTACAAAACTCATGGGAGATGCCAAGTCTGTAGAGGAAGCACTGGAGAGGGAACCCAAGCTTAAGGAGTTTGCAGAAAGAGATGAAATCTACTCTCAACTCTTTGAGATTTCTTCTGTTCTACAGGGGTTAAAAAGACATGCATCGACTCATGCTGCGGGTATAGTTATAGGTCGAGAAGAGCTTACAACTTATGTTCCGCTTTATAAGGACCCCAGAACAGGAGCAATATCCACTCAGTTTACTATGAACCACTTGGAAGACTGCGGTCTTGTAAAGATGGACTTTTTGGGTCTCAAGACTCTTACACTCATAAAGAATACAGAAAAACTTATAAAGAGAACAGAACCTGATTTTGATATAGAAAAGGTGTCCGATACAGATGAGGAAACATTTGCTCTGTTAGGAGAAGGAAAAAGCACTTCTGTTTTCCAGTTTGAAAGCGAGGGAATGCAAAATATCCTAAAACGCGCAAAGCCCAACAGCATAGAAGACCTTATTGCTTTAAATGCTCTATACAGGCCGGGTCCCATGGCTTTTATAGACCAGTTTATAGAATCTAAACTGGGGAAAAGAAAAATCACCTACCCTCACAAAGACTTGGAACCTATTCTCAAAGAGACATACGGAGTAATTGTATACCAGGAGCAGGTAATGCAGATTGCTCAGAAGATTGCAGGATACAGCTTGGGTGGTGCTGATATTCTGAGAAGAGCTATGGGTAAGAAAAAACCTGAGGTTATGGCAAAGGAAAAGGTCAAGTTTGTAGAAGGTGCCATAAAACAGGGTTACAGCAAGGAGTTTGGAGAAGAGCTTTTTGAAATTCTGGTTCCTTTTGCTGGATACGGATTTAATAAGTCGCACGCAGCTGCATATTCTGTCCTTGCATACAAGACAGCCTACTTAAAAGCTCACTATCCAGCAGAGTTTATGGCTGCAAACCTCACCAACGAGATAGGTAATCCCGATAAGATAGCAGCATACATAAGCGAGGCTCGCGAAATGGGGATAGAGATTCTTCCTCCTGATATAAACAATTCTGAGGGTGAGTTTACTGTACGCGATGGAAAGATTGTGTACGGGCTTTCTGCAGTAAAAAACATGGGCGATGCTGCTGTAAGGTCCATTTTAAAAGAAAGAGAAGAAAACGGAAAATTTGTCTCTTTTATAGATTTTTTAATGAGAGTAGATTTAAGAACTATCAACAAGAAGGTTTTGGAGACTTCCATACAGGCTGGGGTTTTTGACTCCGTACATAATAACAGAGCAGAACTATTTAATAATATGGAAGAGGCTCTTAGATATGCCTCCAGAGTAAGAGCTGAGAAAGAGGATACTCAGGGATTTTTGTTTGAAGAATCGGAAGAACAAATAGAAAATGGTTTCGAAATGCAGAAGTTTGAGGACTGGCCCAAGGCGGAGAGGCTCAGATATGAGTTGGAACACTTGGGCTTTTACTTCTCAAGCCATCCTCTGGAGGATTATAGGGATGTATGGAAACGCTCCGTGATACTTGATTTATCCAATCCTTCCAAATGCTCTCCTGACAGAGAATACAATCTCATAGGCCTTGTAAAAAGCATAAGAGAAATAACAACACAGAAAGGCGATAGGATGGCTTTTATTCTTCTTGAGGATTTCAAAGGTAAGATAGAGCTAGTTGTTTTTCCTAATGTATACAAAACCCTTATCAAACTTCCTGAGTCTGGTGATGTAATAGGATGCCGAGGCAAGATAGACCTGTCCCGTGGAGAACCCAAGTTTATAGTTAATGAGATTACAGAACCGGAAAACCTGCCCAATGATGCGGCAAGAGAGGTGCACATAAGGCTTTATGGCAGTAATATACCGGATGATAATCTCTTTAACATACGGGAAATAATGCTCAACCATGCAGGAAGATGTGTAGTATATCTTCATATCCCTACTGATAACAAGGAAACCGTAATAAGAGCATCCTCACATATAAGAGTGTCGCCCGACAGAGAGGTTCTTAACACATTAAAACAGGAAGAACATATAAAAGAAATCTGGCTTCAATAA
- a CDS encoding YggT family protein, whose amino-acid sequence MLQTIMLFMSSLITVYMLAIVLRIFLSWFSMTRGYPDNNFISKITDPYINIFKRISFLRTSMMDFSPVAAILVLSVLNTIFVRLTEGQDVSFSLVLGIIVLSIWSVALFFVIFIIILIVIRIISVFFHVSSVHPVWYTIDNILSPMTYRLTRLIFKNRLIPYPAALALLGTILTISAILANKLVEDFIVGKLIALIPV is encoded by the coding sequence ATGTTGCAAACTATAATGCTTTTCATGTCATCGTTGATTACTGTCTACATGCTGGCAATAGTACTAAGAATTTTTCTAAGCTGGTTTTCTATGACCAGAGGATATCCTGACAATAATTTTATAAGCAAAATAACGGATCCGTATATAAACATATTTAAGAGAATAAGCTTTTTAAGAACATCCATGATGGATTTTTCTCCTGTAGCTGCCATACTTGTTCTATCTGTCCTTAATACAATATTTGTAAGGCTTACAGAAGGACAGGATGTAAGTTTTTCTCTGGTTCTGGGCATAATTGTACTCAGCATATGGTCTGTCGCACTTTTTTTTGTGATATTTATAATTATATTAATAGTAATCAGAATAATATCCGTATTTTTTCATGTAAGCTCTGTACATCCTGTATGGTACACCATAGATAACATTCTCTCGCCTATGACATACAGACTGACAAGACTCATTTTTAAAAACAGGCTTATCCCATATCCTGCAGCACTAGCTCTTCTTGGAACAATACTTACAATATCCGCAATACTGGCCAATAAACTTGTAGAAGACTTTATAGTAGGTAAACTTATCGCTTTAATACCGGTATAG
- the recG gene encoding ATP-dependent DNA helicase RecG: MLIEELSASINTLPDIGYKRIAELRQMGIDSIRSLLMHIPRDYIDLSKHLSLAEAHMGRFANTICVIKAKDYIGQGRKKILRIFVDDDTENAVLVCFGRNFLDKAFDIGDKVFVNGFFEYKYGRLQSTSFSIEKYTDKSDSYGKIIPVYSVKGKISQKLMRKLIKEAIKRYLPMLDEPLPDKLIADNNLMPIREAVQEIHFPTSIDNIKKAKRRFAYQELFALQLMLMRNSIKRKKSYQSYAVFDTELRDKIEKSIGFALTVDQKKVLEEIFKDTINPIPMARLLQGDVGSGKTLVALLASVPYIEAGFQVAMMVPTELLALQHAENAANLLGKYGIRIGLLTGSQKTASRKTLLAAISSCEVDLIIGTHSLFGNDVRYKNLRLIIIDEQHKFGVAQRAKLLEKASNPDILLMSATPIPRTMALTLYGDMDISTIKTMPPGRKPVITRLAVHGKEEKIYAWVENELKKGNKAYFVYPMIEDKDETELKSAEKMYEELKKRYKNYKVALLHSKTAEEQKKAIIQGFSHGDISVLVATSVIEVGVNVPNATCMVIEHAERFGLATLHQLRGRVGRSDKQAYTFLLYSSNLTEDAKARLMTLRNNTDGFLIAEEDLKIRGPGDILEGTVQAGKLRLLFSNPIEDKALLEKTHSDAARLLKADIALLRPEHTYLNRLINIVSGDIAI; this comes from the coding sequence ATGCTTATAGAAGAACTAAGCGCATCCATAAACACTCTTCCCGATATAGGTTATAAGAGAATAGCAGAGCTCAGGCAGATGGGGATAGATAGTATCCGCAGCCTACTCATGCATATCCCTAGAGACTACATAGATCTCTCAAAACACCTCAGTCTGGCAGAAGCTCATATGGGAAGATTTGCTAATACAATATGCGTTATAAAAGCAAAAGATTACATAGGGCAAGGAAGAAAAAAGATTCTGAGAATATTCGTAGATGATGATACAGAGAATGCTGTTCTTGTATGCTTTGGTAGAAACTTTCTTGATAAAGCCTTTGACATAGGAGACAAGGTCTTTGTAAACGGATTCTTTGAGTATAAATATGGAAGGCTGCAGTCAACAAGTTTTTCTATAGAAAAATACACGGACAAATCGGATTCCTATGGAAAGATTATCCCTGTCTATTCTGTAAAAGGTAAGATATCCCAAAAACTCATGAGAAAACTGATAAAAGAAGCCATAAAAAGATATCTCCCCATGCTGGACGAACCACTGCCGGATAAGCTCATTGCAGATAACAATCTTATGCCAATACGAGAAGCAGTACAGGAAATACACTTCCCCACATCCATTGATAATATAAAAAAGGCAAAGAGAAGATTTGCTTATCAGGAGCTTTTTGCCCTACAGCTCATGCTTATGAGAAATAGCATAAAGAGAAAAAAGAGTTATCAGTCGTATGCTGTCTTTGATACAGAACTAAGGGACAAAATAGAAAAATCAATTGGTTTTGCTCTCACCGTAGACCAAAAAAAAGTACTGGAAGAAATATTTAAAGACACAATAAATCCAATCCCGATGGCAAGGCTTTTGCAGGGAGATGTGGGAAGCGGAAAGACACTAGTGGCGCTGCTTGCTTCTGTGCCATACATAGAAGCAGGTTTTCAAGTTGCCATGATGGTACCGACAGAGCTTCTTGCTTTACAACATGCGGAAAACGCAGCAAACCTTCTTGGTAAATACGGCATACGAATAGGGCTTTTAACTGGTAGTCAGAAGACAGCTTCAAGGAAAACGCTGCTGGCAGCAATATCATCTTGTGAGGTCGACCTTATTATAGGAACTCACAGCCTTTTTGGAAATGATGTGAGATATAAAAATCTCAGACTTATCATTATAGACGAACAACACAAGTTTGGTGTAGCTCAGAGAGCAAAACTGCTGGAAAAAGCAAGCAATCCAGATATACTTCTTATGAGCGCAACACCAATTCCAAGAACCATGGCTTTGACATTGTACGGTGATATGGATATATCAACAATAAAGACAATGCCTCCGGGCAGAAAACCGGTCATAACAAGGCTTGCAGTACATGGCAAGGAAGAAAAAATATACGCATGGGTAGAAAACGAGCTCAAAAAAGGGAATAAGGCATATTTTGTATATCCCATGATAGAAGACAAAGATGAAACAGAACTTAAATCGGCAGAAAAAATGTATGAAGAGCTTAAAAAGCGCTATAAAAATTATAAGGTTGCTCTCCTGCACTCAAAAACAGCAGAAGAACAAAAGAAAGCAATAATACAGGGGTTCTCGCATGGAGACATATCCGTACTTGTAGCTACCAGTGTTATAGAAGTCGGAGTAAACGTACCAAATGCAACATGTATGGTAATAGAACATGCAGAACGTTTTGGCCTTGCAACTCTCCATCAGCTAAGAGGAAGAGTAGGAAGAAGCGATAAGCAGGCATATACATTTCTTCTCTACAGCTCCAATCTTACGGAGGATGCAAAAGCAAGACTAATGACTCTTAGAAATAACACAGACGGTTTTCTTATTGCAGAAGAAGACCTCAAGATTAGAGGTCCGGGAGATATATTAGAAGGAACCGTGCAGGCAGGGAAATTGCGACTATTATTCTCCAACCCTATAGAAGACAAAGCACTTCTGGAGAAGACACACAGTGACGCTGCCAGATTATTAAAAGCAGATATCGCACTTTTACGACCAGAACATACATATCTTAACAGATTGATAAACATAGTATCGGGAGACATCGCAATATGA
- the rsmD gene encoding 16S rRNA (guanine(966)-N(2))-methyltransferase RsmD, with the protein MKTIKITGGEYRGRYIKCPPGIIRPAMSRMREAIFSSIMPIYGMSFLDLFSGSAIMGLEALSRGAEYVVCVEKDRKKRRVIEENISKIDNRAVLKMMPVESYIESAVENFDIIYVDPPFPYKWKNDIIKKIANSNLISDDSLVIIHHPTYEELIRETGALKIEKEKHFGQSTVTFYRYMID; encoded by the coding sequence ATGAAAACAATAAAGATAACCGGAGGAGAATATAGAGGCAGGTATATAAAATGTCCACCTGGCATAATAAGGCCTGCCATGTCAAGAATGAGAGAAGCTATTTTTTCCTCCATTATGCCAATATATGGTATGTCTTTCCTGGATCTATTCTCAGGTTCTGCCATAATGGGTCTGGAAGCACTTTCCAGAGGAGCAGAATATGTCGTATGCGTGGAAAAAGACAGAAAAAAAAGAAGAGTAATAGAAGAAAATATAAGTAAGATAGATAATAGAGCAGTATTAAAAATGATGCCAGTAGAAAGTTATATAGAAAGTGCTGTGGAAAATTTTGATATAATATATGTGGATCCTCCTTTTCCATATAAGTGGAAAAACGATATTATAAAAAAAATAGCAAATAGCAATCTTATATCTGATGATTCACTTGTTATAATACACCACCCGACTTATGAGGAGCTTATACGGGAAACAGGCGCACTCAAAATAGAAAAAGAAAAACACTTTGGCCAGTCGACTGTAACATTTTACAGATATATGATAGATTAA
- a CDS encoding ATP phosphoribosyltransferase regulatory subunit, which translates to MKDDKNKTIVFRTPRGTEELFQHEAILHKYAVRKLEDLYIKNRYFPVQTPVFDFFDIYAPLMDQSMISKTYRMVDREGEVLMLRSDITLFIAKQLGTSLTKKDLPVRISYADTILRHEGQEDISRDEFFQAGIELIGIKERNADIEILNLLYDSIKIFKTPFFAIHLGSKKVFDLIFSQIDMSTKKQIKTAILLRNKRALRELLSIGGYTEEEIANIENLVMFVGDSDLFESLLTSLKLDKSIMEECKSLLKTVKQSNIPKENIKIDMSEIGINDYYSGIAFRVYMDGADSEVASGGRYDNLLRYFGLDCPAIGFSIMLRKIESLMQEKEKLLPEGINKTLKESI; encoded by the coding sequence ATGAAAGACGATAAGAACAAAACCATTGTATTTAGAACCCCCCGAGGGACAGAAGAGCTTTTTCAGCATGAGGCTATTCTACACAAATATGCAGTAAGAAAGCTGGAAGACCTATATATAAAGAACAGATATTTCCCTGTTCAGACCCCAGTTTTTGACTTTTTTGATATATATGCTCCTCTTATGGACCAGTCAATGATAAGCAAAACATACAGGATGGTAGACAGAGAGGGAGAAGTCCTCATGCTGAGGTCAGATATAACTCTATTTATCGCAAAACAACTTGGCACAAGCCTCACAAAAAAAGACCTGCCGGTACGTATAAGCTATGCAGATACAATACTGCGTCACGAAGGACAGGAAGACATATCAAGAGATGAGTTTTTTCAGGCAGGCATAGAACTAATAGGCATAAAAGAAAGAAATGCGGACATAGAAATTCTAAATCTGCTTTATGATAGTATAAAAATATTTAAAACTCCCTTTTTTGCAATACACCTCGGATCCAAGAAAGTGTTTGACCTTATTTTTTCCCAGATTGACATGTCAACAAAAAAACAAATAAAAACAGCCATACTATTGAGAAACAAAAGAGCACTACGAGAATTACTATCTATAGGTGGATACACAGAAGAAGAAATAGCAAATATTGAGAATCTTGTTATGTTTGTAGGAGACTCAGATCTTTTTGAAAGTTTATTAACAAGTCTTAAGTTGGATAAAAGTATTATGGAAGAATGCAAAAGCCTTCTAAAAACAGTAAAACAAAGCAATATACCAAAAGAAAATATAAAAATAGACATGTCGGAAATAGGTATCAATGACTATTATTCCGGTATTGCATTCCGTGTATATATGGATGGTGCAGACTCAGAGGTGGCATCAGGAGGAAGATACGATAATTTGCTACGATACTTTGGTCTTGATTGTCCTGCCATAGGATTCTCCATAATGCTCAGAAAGATAGAATCTCTTATGCAAGAGAAAGAAAAACTTCTGCCGGAAGGAATAAACAAAACATTAAAGGAGTCTATCTAA
- the hisG gene encoding ATP phosphoribosyltransferase gives MDNKPLTMALPKGRLLKQVQRFFSEKGIEIDTTDDRKLVIGDKDNSLRIFLVKNSDLPTYISHGIAGLGICGEDVLGESSANLLKLAAMPFGSTRMCLAGKKEANENDIYSRRLSIATKFPHFTRNYYHKMGISVEIIKLNGSVELAPVLGLTPYIVDLVETGSTLKANNLKVLKELAKINVYLVANPAYYKINYDRVEKLLSKLDIKE, from the coding sequence ATGGACAATAAACCTCTTACAATGGCATTGCCCAAGGGAAGACTATTGAAACAGGTGCAAAGATTCTTCTCAGAAAAGGGAATAGAAATAGACACAACAGACGATAGAAAGCTTGTAATAGGAGATAAGGATAATAGTCTCAGAATTTTTCTTGTAAAGAACAGTGACTTGCCAACATACATAAGTCATGGCATAGCAGGACTTGGCATATGTGGAGAAGATGTGCTGGGAGAAAGCTCTGCAAACTTGTTAAAACTTGCCGCAATGCCATTTGGCAGTACAAGAATGTGCCTTGCAGGAAAAAAGGAAGCCAATGAAAACGACATCTATTCCAGAAGATTATCTATAGCAACCAAGTTTCCTCATTTTACAAGGAATTATTACCACAAGATGGGCATATCAGTAGAAATAATAAAGCTTAACGGTTCTGTAGAACTTGCTCCTGTTTTAGGACTTACACCATACATAGTTGATTTGGTAGAAACAGGCTCAACTCTCAAGGCAAATAATCTAAAAGTCCTAAAAGAGCTCGCAAAAATAAATGTATATCTAGTGGCAAATCCTGCATACTATAAAATAAATTATGACAGGGTTGAGAAATTGCTCTCAAAACTCGATATAAAAGAATAG
- the hisB gene encoding imidazoleglycerol-phosphate dehydratase HisB, translating into MKDIIVERKTKETDIKICLKPESKNAPKIKTPLPFFSHMLNSAFFHGGFDINIEAAGDIEVDPHHLVEDTGIVLGQVFRELFKLYKKVARYGDCTIPMDDALCQVVIDVCERSYLVYKAEFSNPRAGDFDLWLLKEFFTGFTNSARINLHIIKHYGENGHHEAEAAFKAWGIALSKAYKKQEDDRLLSTKGSL; encoded by the coding sequence ATGAAAGATATTATAGTAGAAAGAAAGACAAAAGAGACAGATATAAAAATATGTCTTAAACCGGAAAGCAAAAATGCCCCCAAGATAAAAACTCCTCTGCCGTTTTTCTCGCATATGCTAAACTCTGCATTTTTTCACGGGGGATTTGATATTAATATAGAGGCAGCAGGCGATATAGAAGTTGATCCTCATCATCTTGTGGAAGACACTGGCATTGTGCTGGGACAGGTCTTTAGAGAGTTATTCAAGCTCTATAAGAAGGTTGCAAGATACGGAGACTGTACAATACCCATGGACGATGCCTTATGTCAGGTTGTAATAGATGTTTGCGAAAGGTCATATCTCGTCTATAAGGCAGAGTTCTCCAATCCACGAGCAGGCGATTTTGATCTGTGGTTGTTAAAAGAGTTTTTTACTGGTTTTACCAATTCTGCAAGAATAAATCTACATATAATAAAACACTACGGAGAAAATGGACATCATGAGGCAGAAGCAGCCTTTAAAGCATGGGGGATTGCCCTTTCCAAAGCTTATAAAAAACAGGAAGATGACAGATTGTTATCTACAAAGGGAAGCCTATAA
- a CDS encoding tetratricopeptide repeat protein, with translation MSIQDNNSQDFAGHNQLYQIDPSQLEESDQKILELSQEGYTLLKQDKIEEAIEHFKKILDIDKHNNYALVGLGDAYRKKEDFQKAKEYYELCLKYYPGNNYALFGLADCYKALNDYEKAIEIWEKYLRYDDTNVTVLTRVADAYRKVHNFKRSKELYLRVLEIEEKNPYALIGLGHLHYDFKDYQTALSYWEAVMEKDKDHVDIRVLTSIGNCHRKIKTFDKGIPFFLKALEKDPDNFYALFGLADCYRGLRDHKQSLVYWEKILENDPNNKVILTRAGDAYRHLGQIEKAEEYYHRALNIEFDTYAILGLALVHKARKEYQEAADSLKSILPVDPNNPKIYIELADCLIHLNQKEETKALLEEFFRRGFKNVHIQHIMEKLD, from the coding sequence ATGAGCATACAAGATAACAACTCCCAGGATTTTGCAGGACACAATCAGTTATATCAGATTGATCCATCACAGTTAGAAGAAAGCGATCAGAAAATTCTGGAACTGTCTCAAGAAGGATATACTCTTCTAAAACAGGATAAGATAGAAGAGGCAATAGAACATTTTAAAAAGATTCTAGATATCGATAAACACAATAATTACGCTCTGGTAGGGCTCGGAGATGCCTACAGGAAAAAAGAAGATTTTCAGAAAGCAAAAGAGTATTATGAGCTATGTTTAAAATACTATCCGGGGAATAATTATGCTCTTTTTGGCTTAGCAGATTGCTACAAAGCTCTCAATGACTATGAAAAAGCGATAGAAATATGGGAAAAATATCTTAGATATGATGATACCAATGTAACAGTGCTTACAAGAGTAGCCGATGCTTACAGGAAGGTGCACAATTTTAAGCGATCCAAAGAGCTTTATCTCAGAGTGCTGGAAATAGAGGAAAAAAACCCGTATGCGCTTATAGGGCTAGGACACCTACACTACGACTTTAAGGACTATCAGACAGCACTCTCTTACTGGGAAGCAGTCATGGAAAAGGATAAGGATCATGTTGATATCAGGGTTCTTACGTCCATTGGAAACTGTCATAGAAAGATAAAAACCTTTGATAAGGGAATTCCTTTTTTCCTTAAGGCATTGGAAAAAGATCCGGATAACTTTTATGCCCTTTTTGGTCTCGCAGACTGCTATAGAGGACTAAGAGACCACAAACAGTCCCTTGTATACTGGGAGAAGATTCTGGAAAATGATCCAAACAACAAGGTCATACTTACTCGTGCTGGAGATGCATACAGACATCTAGGACAGATAGAAAAAGCAGAGGAATATTATCATAGGGCTCTTAATATAGAGTTTGACACATATGCTATTCTTGGCCTTGCGCTTGTGCACAAAGCTAGAAAAGAATATCAGGAAGCTGCAGATTCTCTTAAGAGTATATTGCCTGTTGATCCCAATAATCCCAAGATTTATATAGAGCTTGCAGATTGTCTTATTCATCTTAACCAGAAGGAAGAAACTAAGGCTCTCCTGGAGGAATTTTTCAGGAGAGGTTTTAAGAATGTGCATATTCAGCACATAATGGAAAAGCTTGATTAA